A genome region from Gadus chalcogrammus isolate NIFS_2021 chromosome 7, NIFS_Gcha_1.0, whole genome shotgun sequence includes the following:
- the dpf2 gene encoding zinc finger protein ubi-d4 isoform X1 yields MAAVVENVVKLLGEQYYRDAMEQCHNYNARLCAERSVRMPFLDSQTGVAQSNCYIWMEKRHRGPGVAPGQLYTYPSRRWRKKRRAHPPEDPRLIFPPLKSVELELGLKKEGVLSSDGSSLEALLKAEAPDKRGAAEARPSEEEPSLSDYTPAPAPSARSRKRILEPDDYLDDLDDEDYEEDTPKRRGKGKGKGRGASSSRKKLDTAALEDRDKPYACDNSVKQKHISKPSERVCGKRYKNRPGLSYHYAHSHLAQEEGEDAAAAAAAEVHEPPAPPPQEPKTAKKGPDGRALPNNYCDFCLGDSKTNHKTGQSEELQSCSDCGRSGHPSCLQFTPVMMAAVKTYRWQCIECKCCNICGTSENDDQLLFCDDCDRGYHMYCLTPPMSEPPEGSWSCHLCLDLLKDKASIYQTQTLPTS; encoded by the exons ATGGCTGCTGTTGTTGAGAATGTTGTCAAACT TTTGGGCGAGCAGTACTACAGAGATGCCATGGAGCAGTGTCACAACTACAACGCCAGGCTGTGTGCAGAGCGGAGTGTGCGCATGCCCTTCCTAGACTCCCAGACCGGCGTCGCCCAGAGCAACTGCTACATCTGGATGGAGAAGAGACACCGCGGGCCAG GCGTGGCCCCGGGACAGCTGTACACCTACCCCTCCAGACgctggaggaagaagaggagagcccACCCCCCTGAGGACCCAAGGCTCATCTTCCCTCCTCTGAAGTCAG tAGAGCTGGAGCTGGGCCTGAAGAAGGAGGGTGTGCTGAGCTCTGACGGCAGCAGCCTGGAGGCGCTGCTGAAGGCCGAAGCCCCCGACAAGAGAGGGGCCGCTGAGGCCAGGCCCAGCGAGGAGGAGCCCAGCCTCAGTGACTACACCCCCGCCCCCGCGCCCAGCGCCCGCTCCAGAAAG AGAATCCTAGAACCTGATGACTACCTGGATGACCTTGACGATGAAGACTATGAGGAAGATACCCCCAAGAGAAGAGGCAAAGGCAAGGGAAAG GGTCGAGGGGCCAGCTCCAGTAGGAAGAAGCTGGACACGGCAGCGCTGGAGGACCGGGACAAGCCCTACGCCTGCGACA ACTCTGTCAAACAAAAGCATATTTCAAAACCTTCTGAAAGAG TCTGTGGCAAGCGCTACAAGAACCGGCCTGGGCTGAGCTACCACTACGCCCACTCCCACCTGGCccaggaggagggcgaggacgccgccgccgctgccgccgcagaGGTCCACGAgccccccgcacccccacccCAAGAACCCAAGA CTGCTAAGAAAGGTCCAGACGGCCGCGCGCTGCCCAACAACTACTGTGACTTCTGCCTGGGGGACTCCAAGACCAACCACAAGACGGGCCAGTCGGAGGAGCTGCAGTCCTGCTCCGACTGCGGACGCTCAG GCCACCCCTCGTgtctgcagttcaccccggtgATGATGGCGGCGGTGAAGACGTACCGCTGGCAGTGCATCGAGTGCAAGTGCTGCAACATATGCGGCACCTCGGAGAACGAC GACCAGCTGCTGTTCTGTGACGACTGCGACCGAGGCTACCACATGTACTGCCTCACCCCCCCCATGTCCGAGCCCCCCGAGG GAAGCTGGAGCTGCCACCTGTGTCTGGACCTGTTGAAAGACAAGGCGTCCATATACCAGACCCAGACGCTCCCCACGTCCTGA
- the dpf2 gene encoding zinc finger protein ubi-d4 isoform X2, whose protein sequence is MAAVVENVVKLLGEQYYRDAMEQCHNYNARLCAERSVRMPFLDSQTGVAQSNCYIWMEKRHRGPGVAPGQLYTYPSRRWRKKRRAHPPEDPRLIFPPLKSELELGLKKEGVLSSDGSSLEALLKAEAPDKRGAAEARPSEEEPSLSDYTPAPAPSARSRKRILEPDDYLDDLDDEDYEEDTPKRRGKGKGKGRGASSSRKKLDTAALEDRDKPYACDNSVKQKHISKPSERVCGKRYKNRPGLSYHYAHSHLAQEEGEDAAAAAAAEVHEPPAPPPQEPKTAKKGPDGRALPNNYCDFCLGDSKTNHKTGQSEELQSCSDCGRSGHPSCLQFTPVMMAAVKTYRWQCIECKCCNICGTSENDDQLLFCDDCDRGYHMYCLTPPMSEPPEGSWSCHLCLDLLKDKASIYQTQTLPTS, encoded by the exons ATGGCTGCTGTTGTTGAGAATGTTGTCAAACT TTTGGGCGAGCAGTACTACAGAGATGCCATGGAGCAGTGTCACAACTACAACGCCAGGCTGTGTGCAGAGCGGAGTGTGCGCATGCCCTTCCTAGACTCCCAGACCGGCGTCGCCCAGAGCAACTGCTACATCTGGATGGAGAAGAGACACCGCGGGCCAG GCGTGGCCCCGGGACAGCTGTACACCTACCCCTCCAGACgctggaggaagaagaggagagcccACCCCCCTGAGGACCCAAGGCTCATCTTCCCTCCTCTGAAGTCAG AGCTGGAGCTGGGCCTGAAGAAGGAGGGTGTGCTGAGCTCTGACGGCAGCAGCCTGGAGGCGCTGCTGAAGGCCGAAGCCCCCGACAAGAGAGGGGCCGCTGAGGCCAGGCCCAGCGAGGAGGAGCCCAGCCTCAGTGACTACACCCCCGCCCCCGCGCCCAGCGCCCGCTCCAGAAAG AGAATCCTAGAACCTGATGACTACCTGGATGACCTTGACGATGAAGACTATGAGGAAGATACCCCCAAGAGAAGAGGCAAAGGCAAGGGAAAG GGTCGAGGGGCCAGCTCCAGTAGGAAGAAGCTGGACACGGCAGCGCTGGAGGACCGGGACAAGCCCTACGCCTGCGACA ACTCTGTCAAACAAAAGCATATTTCAAAACCTTCTGAAAGAG TCTGTGGCAAGCGCTACAAGAACCGGCCTGGGCTGAGCTACCACTACGCCCACTCCCACCTGGCccaggaggagggcgaggacgccgccgccgctgccgccgcagaGGTCCACGAgccccccgcacccccacccCAAGAACCCAAGA CTGCTAAGAAAGGTCCAGACGGCCGCGCGCTGCCCAACAACTACTGTGACTTCTGCCTGGGGGACTCCAAGACCAACCACAAGACGGGCCAGTCGGAGGAGCTGCAGTCCTGCTCCGACTGCGGACGCTCAG GCCACCCCTCGTgtctgcagttcaccccggtgATGATGGCGGCGGTGAAGACGTACCGCTGGCAGTGCATCGAGTGCAAGTGCTGCAACATATGCGGCACCTCGGAGAACGAC GACCAGCTGCTGTTCTGTGACGACTGCGACCGAGGCTACCACATGTACTGCCTCACCCCCCCCATGTCCGAGCCCCCCGAGG GAAGCTGGAGCTGCCACCTGTGTCTGGACCTGTTGAAAGACAAGGCGTCCATATACCAGACCCAGACGCTCCCCACGTCCTGA
- the dpf2 gene encoding zinc finger protein ubi-d4 isoform X3, which yields MAAVVENVVKLLGEQYYRDAMEQCHNYNARLCAERSVRMPFLDSQTGVAQSNCYIWMEKRHRGPGVAPGQLYTYPSRRWRKKRRAHPPEDPRLIFPPLKSVELELGLKKEGVLSSDGSSLEALLKAEAPDKRGAAEARPSEEEPSLSDYTPAPAPSARSRKRILEPDDYLDDLDDEDYEEDTPKRRGKGKGKGRGASSSRKKLDTAALEDRDKPYACDICGKRYKNRPGLSYHYAHSHLAQEEGEDAAAAAAAEVHEPPAPPPQEPKTAKKGPDGRALPNNYCDFCLGDSKTNHKTGQSEELQSCSDCGRSGHPSCLQFTPVMMAAVKTYRWQCIECKCCNICGTSENDDQLLFCDDCDRGYHMYCLTPPMSEPPEGSWSCHLCLDLLKDKASIYQTQTLPTS from the exons ATGGCTGCTGTTGTTGAGAATGTTGTCAAACT TTTGGGCGAGCAGTACTACAGAGATGCCATGGAGCAGTGTCACAACTACAACGCCAGGCTGTGTGCAGAGCGGAGTGTGCGCATGCCCTTCCTAGACTCCCAGACCGGCGTCGCCCAGAGCAACTGCTACATCTGGATGGAGAAGAGACACCGCGGGCCAG GCGTGGCCCCGGGACAGCTGTACACCTACCCCTCCAGACgctggaggaagaagaggagagcccACCCCCCTGAGGACCCAAGGCTCATCTTCCCTCCTCTGAAGTCAG tAGAGCTGGAGCTGGGCCTGAAGAAGGAGGGTGTGCTGAGCTCTGACGGCAGCAGCCTGGAGGCGCTGCTGAAGGCCGAAGCCCCCGACAAGAGAGGGGCCGCTGAGGCCAGGCCCAGCGAGGAGGAGCCCAGCCTCAGTGACTACACCCCCGCCCCCGCGCCCAGCGCCCGCTCCAGAAAG AGAATCCTAGAACCTGATGACTACCTGGATGACCTTGACGATGAAGACTATGAGGAAGATACCCCCAAGAGAAGAGGCAAAGGCAAGGGAAAG GGTCGAGGGGCCAGCTCCAGTAGGAAGAAGCTGGACACGGCAGCGCTGGAGGACCGGGACAAGCCCTACGCCTGCGACA TCTGTGGCAAGCGCTACAAGAACCGGCCTGGGCTGAGCTACCACTACGCCCACTCCCACCTGGCccaggaggagggcgaggacgccgccgccgctgccgccgcagaGGTCCACGAgccccccgcacccccacccCAAGAACCCAAGA CTGCTAAGAAAGGTCCAGACGGCCGCGCGCTGCCCAACAACTACTGTGACTTCTGCCTGGGGGACTCCAAGACCAACCACAAGACGGGCCAGTCGGAGGAGCTGCAGTCCTGCTCCGACTGCGGACGCTCAG GCCACCCCTCGTgtctgcagttcaccccggtgATGATGGCGGCGGTGAAGACGTACCGCTGGCAGTGCATCGAGTGCAAGTGCTGCAACATATGCGGCACCTCGGAGAACGAC GACCAGCTGCTGTTCTGTGACGACTGCGACCGAGGCTACCACATGTACTGCCTCACCCCCCCCATGTCCGAGCCCCCCGAGG GAAGCTGGAGCTGCCACCTGTGTCTGGACCTGTTGAAAGACAAGGCGTCCATATACCAGACCCAGACGCTCCCCACGTCCTGA
- the dpf2 gene encoding zinc finger protein ubi-d4 isoform X4 — protein MAAVVENVVKLLGEQYYRDAMEQCHNYNARLCAERSVRMPFLDSQTGVAQSNCYIWMEKRHRGPGVAPGQLYTYPSRRWRKKRRAHPPEDPRLIFPPLKSELELGLKKEGVLSSDGSSLEALLKAEAPDKRGAAEARPSEEEPSLSDYTPAPAPSARSRKRILEPDDYLDDLDDEDYEEDTPKRRGKGKGKGRGASSSRKKLDTAALEDRDKPYACDICGKRYKNRPGLSYHYAHSHLAQEEGEDAAAAAAAEVHEPPAPPPQEPKTAKKGPDGRALPNNYCDFCLGDSKTNHKTGQSEELQSCSDCGRSGHPSCLQFTPVMMAAVKTYRWQCIECKCCNICGTSENDDQLLFCDDCDRGYHMYCLTPPMSEPPEGSWSCHLCLDLLKDKASIYQTQTLPTS, from the exons ATGGCTGCTGTTGTTGAGAATGTTGTCAAACT TTTGGGCGAGCAGTACTACAGAGATGCCATGGAGCAGTGTCACAACTACAACGCCAGGCTGTGTGCAGAGCGGAGTGTGCGCATGCCCTTCCTAGACTCCCAGACCGGCGTCGCCCAGAGCAACTGCTACATCTGGATGGAGAAGAGACACCGCGGGCCAG GCGTGGCCCCGGGACAGCTGTACACCTACCCCTCCAGACgctggaggaagaagaggagagcccACCCCCCTGAGGACCCAAGGCTCATCTTCCCTCCTCTGAAGTCAG AGCTGGAGCTGGGCCTGAAGAAGGAGGGTGTGCTGAGCTCTGACGGCAGCAGCCTGGAGGCGCTGCTGAAGGCCGAAGCCCCCGACAAGAGAGGGGCCGCTGAGGCCAGGCCCAGCGAGGAGGAGCCCAGCCTCAGTGACTACACCCCCGCCCCCGCGCCCAGCGCCCGCTCCAGAAAG AGAATCCTAGAACCTGATGACTACCTGGATGACCTTGACGATGAAGACTATGAGGAAGATACCCCCAAGAGAAGAGGCAAAGGCAAGGGAAAG GGTCGAGGGGCCAGCTCCAGTAGGAAGAAGCTGGACACGGCAGCGCTGGAGGACCGGGACAAGCCCTACGCCTGCGACA TCTGTGGCAAGCGCTACAAGAACCGGCCTGGGCTGAGCTACCACTACGCCCACTCCCACCTGGCccaggaggagggcgaggacgccgccgccgctgccgccgcagaGGTCCACGAgccccccgcacccccacccCAAGAACCCAAGA CTGCTAAGAAAGGTCCAGACGGCCGCGCGCTGCCCAACAACTACTGTGACTTCTGCCTGGGGGACTCCAAGACCAACCACAAGACGGGCCAGTCGGAGGAGCTGCAGTCCTGCTCCGACTGCGGACGCTCAG GCCACCCCTCGTgtctgcagttcaccccggtgATGATGGCGGCGGTGAAGACGTACCGCTGGCAGTGCATCGAGTGCAAGTGCTGCAACATATGCGGCACCTCGGAGAACGAC GACCAGCTGCTGTTCTGTGACGACTGCGACCGAGGCTACCACATGTACTGCCTCACCCCCCCCATGTCCGAGCCCCCCGAGG GAAGCTGGAGCTGCCACCTGTGTCTGGACCTGTTGAAAGACAAGGCGTCCATATACCAGACCCAGACGCTCCCCACGTCCTGA
- the dpf2 gene encoding zinc finger protein ubi-d4 isoform X5 produces the protein MEQCHNYNARLCAERSVRMPFLDSQTGVAQSNCYIWMEKRHRGPGVAPGQLYTYPSRRWRKKRRAHPPEDPRLIFPPLKSVELELGLKKEGVLSSDGSSLEALLKAEAPDKRGAAEARPSEEEPSLSDYTPAPAPSARSRKRILEPDDYLDDLDDEDYEEDTPKRRGKGKGKGRGASSSRKKLDTAALEDRDKPYACDICGKRYKNRPGLSYHYAHSHLAQEEGEDAAAAAAAEVHEPPAPPPQEPKTAKKGPDGRALPNNYCDFCLGDSKTNHKTGQSEELQSCSDCGRSGHPSCLQFTPVMMAAVKTYRWQCIECKCCNICGTSENDDQLLFCDDCDRGYHMYCLTPPMSEPPEGSWSCHLCLDLLKDKASIYQTQTLPTS, from the exons ATGGAGCAGTGTCACAACTACAACGCCAGGCTGTGTGCAGAGCGGAGTGTGCGCATGCCCTTCCTAGACTCCCAGACCGGCGTCGCCCAGAGCAACTGCTACATCTGGATGGAGAAGAGACACCGCGGGCCAG GCGTGGCCCCGGGACAGCTGTACACCTACCCCTCCAGACgctggaggaagaagaggagagcccACCCCCCTGAGGACCCAAGGCTCATCTTCCCTCCTCTGAAGTCAG tAGAGCTGGAGCTGGGCCTGAAGAAGGAGGGTGTGCTGAGCTCTGACGGCAGCAGCCTGGAGGCGCTGCTGAAGGCCGAAGCCCCCGACAAGAGAGGGGCCGCTGAGGCCAGGCCCAGCGAGGAGGAGCCCAGCCTCAGTGACTACACCCCCGCCCCCGCGCCCAGCGCCCGCTCCAGAAAG AGAATCCTAGAACCTGATGACTACCTGGATGACCTTGACGATGAAGACTATGAGGAAGATACCCCCAAGAGAAGAGGCAAAGGCAAGGGAAAG GGTCGAGGGGCCAGCTCCAGTAGGAAGAAGCTGGACACGGCAGCGCTGGAGGACCGGGACAAGCCCTACGCCTGCGACA TCTGTGGCAAGCGCTACAAGAACCGGCCTGGGCTGAGCTACCACTACGCCCACTCCCACCTGGCccaggaggagggcgaggacgccgccgccgctgccgccgcagaGGTCCACGAgccccccgcacccccacccCAAGAACCCAAGA CTGCTAAGAAAGGTCCAGACGGCCGCGCGCTGCCCAACAACTACTGTGACTTCTGCCTGGGGGACTCCAAGACCAACCACAAGACGGGCCAGTCGGAGGAGCTGCAGTCCTGCTCCGACTGCGGACGCTCAG GCCACCCCTCGTgtctgcagttcaccccggtgATGATGGCGGCGGTGAAGACGTACCGCTGGCAGTGCATCGAGTGCAAGTGCTGCAACATATGCGGCACCTCGGAGAACGAC GACCAGCTGCTGTTCTGTGACGACTGCGACCGAGGCTACCACATGTACTGCCTCACCCCCCCCATGTCCGAGCCCCCCGAGG GAAGCTGGAGCTGCCACCTGTGTCTGGACCTGTTGAAAGACAAGGCGTCCATATACCAGACCCAGACGCTCCCCACGTCCTGA